A genomic stretch from Desulfohalobium retbaense DSM 5692 includes:
- a CDS encoding DUF4197 domain-containing protein has translation MNWRKWISAGVISAVLALSGPPVTPAQSWLEKGRDVLQNLTTEPTSQELGTETIVSGLKEALQVGTANVVQQLGQSGGFYDHPDVHIPLPKSLDKVQAVLEKLGASSMLDDLELRLNRAAEQATPKAKAIFWQAIGDMTLADARSIYNGPDDAATRYFQETTTPELATEMRPVVRNTLNQVGAVQSYDRIMNRYTSVPFVPDVKANLETYTVDKTLEGIFTILAREEAAIRSEPAKRSTELLRKVFGK, from the coding sequence ATGAACTGGAGAAAATGGATCTCAGCGGGTGTAATCAGCGCTGTTCTCGCGCTCAGTGGACCTCCGGTTACACCAGCACAGAGTTGGCTGGAGAAAGGCCGGGATGTTCTTCAAAATCTGACCACTGAGCCCACGTCACAGGAATTGGGCACAGAAACCATCGTCTCCGGGCTGAAAGAGGCCCTGCAAGTCGGTACCGCCAACGTGGTCCAGCAACTGGGGCAAAGCGGCGGGTTTTACGACCACCCGGACGTCCATATCCCATTGCCCAAATCCCTGGACAAGGTCCAGGCGGTATTGGAAAAATTGGGGGCATCGTCGATGCTCGATGATCTCGAACTCCGGCTGAATCGAGCGGCAGAACAAGCCACCCCCAAGGCCAAAGCAATCTTTTGGCAGGCCATTGGCGATATGACCCTGGCCGACGCCCGTTCGATCTATAACGGCCCCGACGACGCTGCGACACGGTACTTCCAGGAGACGACAACACCGGAACTGGCCACGGAAATGCGTCCTGTGGTCCGGAATACCCTCAATCAGGTCGGAGCGGTGCAAAGCTACGACCGGATCATGAACCGGTACACGTCCGTGCCGTTCGTTCCGGACGTCAAGGCCAATCTGGAGACCTATACTGTGGACAAGACCCTGGAGGGCATTTTCACCATACTCGCCCGGGAAGAGGCAGCTATCCGGTCTGAACCGGCCAAACGCTCAACTGAATTGTTGCGCAAGGTGTTTGGAAAATAA
- a CDS encoding putative quinol monooxygenase yields MIHVIASVRLKPGQQAAYLHVLRSHLPLVWQEQGCLEYTPAVDIDAALPGQDMDGAVVTIIEKWESMDALQAHLQTPHMLAYRSEVQEMVEEVSLKVLQTADQVPDPPVE; encoded by the coding sequence ATGATCCATGTTATCGCTTCTGTCCGGCTCAAACCGGGACAACAGGCAGCCTATCTCCATGTGCTGCGTTCCCATCTCCCTCTTGTCTGGCAGGAACAAGGGTGTCTCGAATACACGCCCGCCGTGGACATTGATGCCGCATTGCCAGGGCAGGACATGGACGGAGCTGTGGTTACCATCATCGAAAAATGGGAGAGTATGGACGCTTTGCAGGCCCATCTGCAGACGCCGCATATGCTGGCCTATCGCAGCGAGGTCCAGGAGATGGTGGAGGAGGTCTCGCTCAAGGTGCTCCAGACCGCCGACCAGGTACCCGACCCCCCGGTGGAATGA
- a CDS encoding VOC family protein codes for MGFDIWRLPSIFTSTAWGWHKRTSAPPGIAFFPLQGSWLALYRREELAADAGVAATGSGFSAITLAHNVHSEAEVDAVLNQATAAGATLIKSAERACWGGYSGYFADPDGHLWEVAYNPFFWPGIEPETLNPAGQSGNRT; via the coding sequence TTGGGGTTCGACATCTGGAGACTGCCGTCCATTTTTACGAGCACGGCCTGGGGCTGGCACAAAAGGACTTCGGCACCCCCTGGCATCGCCTTTTTCCCCCTGCAAGGGAGTTGGCTGGCCTTATACCGCCGGGAGGAACTGGCCGCGGATGCCGGCGTGGCAGCCACAGGCAGCGGCTTCAGCGCCATCACCCTGGCGCACAACGTCCACTCGGAAGCAGAGGTGGACGCGGTTCTCAATCAGGCAACAGCTGCTGGCGCCACCCTGATCAAATCGGCGGAGCGGGCCTGCTGGGGCGGATATTCCGGATATTTTGCCGATCCGGACGGCCATCTCTGGGAAGTGGCCTACAATCCCTTTTTCTGGCCAGGTATTGAGCCCGAAACGCTGAACCCAGCCGGGCAGAGCGGAAATCGCACATGA